Proteins from a genomic interval of Stenotrophomonas sp. 24(2023):
- the dapE gene encoding succinyl-diaminopimelate desuccinylase — protein sequence MSAVLELTRALIARPSVTPDDAGCQALLATRLKAAGFQCNHLRLGEVDNLWATHGSGAPVLVLLGHTDVVPPGPREAWQSDPFEPQIRDGVLYGRGAADMKGSVAAFVVAAEQFVAAHPDHTGTLAVLLTSDEEGDAIDGVRHVARLFAERGQRIDWCITGEPSSTHTLGDLLRVGRRGSLSAKLVVQGIQGHVAYPDKARNPIHQAAPALAELSARRWDEGYESFPPTSLQISNVHAGTGANNVIPGELVVDFNIRYNPHWDAPALEAQITTLLDRHGLQYTLKWHRSGEPFYTPEGPLRAAARAVLAEHVGHAPEESTGGGTSDARFIAPLGAQCIEVGPVNASIHQVDENVRVDELEALPGLYQRLVERLLA from the coding sequence GTGAGCGCCGTCCTGGAGCTGACCCGCGCGCTGATCGCACGGCCCTCGGTGACGCCCGACGATGCCGGCTGCCAGGCATTGCTGGCCACGCGCCTGAAAGCCGCCGGCTTCCAGTGCAACCACCTGCGCCTGGGCGAGGTCGATAACCTGTGGGCGACCCATGGCAGCGGCGCGCCGGTCCTGGTGCTGCTGGGCCATACCGACGTGGTGCCGCCGGGCCCGCGCGAGGCCTGGCAGAGTGATCCGTTCGAGCCGCAGATCCGCGATGGCGTGCTGTACGGGCGTGGCGCGGCCGACATGAAGGGCAGCGTTGCCGCTTTCGTGGTGGCCGCCGAGCAGTTCGTCGCCGCCCACCCGGACCACACCGGCACCCTGGCAGTGCTGCTGACCAGCGACGAGGAAGGCGATGCCATCGACGGCGTGCGCCATGTTGCCCGGCTGTTCGCCGAACGCGGCCAGCGCATCGACTGGTGCATCACCGGCGAGCCATCCTCCACGCACACGCTGGGTGACCTGCTGCGCGTCGGCCGTCGTGGCAGCCTGTCGGCCAAGCTGGTGGTGCAGGGCATCCAGGGCCATGTGGCCTACCCGGACAAGGCCCGCAACCCGATCCACCAGGCTGCGCCGGCCCTGGCCGAGCTGAGCGCCCGGCGCTGGGACGAGGGCTATGAGAGCTTCCCGCCGACCAGTCTGCAGATCTCCAACGTGCATGCCGGCACCGGTGCCAACAACGTGATCCCCGGCGAACTGGTGGTGGATTTCAACATCCGCTACAACCCGCACTGGGATGCACCGGCGCTGGAAGCGCAGATCACCACGCTGCTGGACCGTCATGGCCTGCAGTACACGCTGAAGTGGCACCGCAGCGGCGAGCCGTTCTACACCCCGGAAGGGCCGCTGCGCGCAGCAGCACGCGCGGTACTGGCCGAGCATGTCGGCCATGCGCCGGAGGAAAGCACCGGTGGTGGTACCTCCGATGCCCGGTTCATCGCGCCGCTGGGCGCGCAGTGCATCGAAGTGGGGCCGGTGAATGCCAGCATCCACCAGGTGGACGAGAACGTGCGCGTGGATGAGCTGGAGGCCCTGCCGGGCCTGTACCAGCGGCTGGTGGAGCGCCTGCTGGCCTGA
- a CDS encoding spore coat U domain-containing protein, with the protein MRSAVRSPLAWALAGLLVTGPALAADTTTFNVTLIVTKACTITAAAATNVDFGTAASTATTPTLGQGTVTAQCSLLTPYTIALNAGANAGTANDVTTRRMKNTNAAITTGNYVGYQLYQDAAHNTVWGSTTGTNTQAGIGTGLAVPYIVYGQIANLSTNNAAAGNYLDTVTATITY; encoded by the coding sequence ATGCGATCCGCCGTTCGTTCCCCGCTTGCCTGGGCCCTGGCCGGCCTGCTGGTGACCGGCCCGGCCCTGGCCGCCGACACCACCACCTTCAATGTCACCCTGATCGTCACCAAGGCCTGCACCATCACGGCGGCAGCGGCGACCAACGTGGATTTCGGCACCGCCGCGTCCACCGCCACCACGCCCACCCTGGGCCAGGGCACGGTGACCGCGCAGTGCTCGCTGCTGACCCCTTACACGATCGCCCTGAACGCGGGCGCCAATGCCGGCACGGCCAATGACGTCACCACCCGCCGGATGAAGAACACCAACGCGGCGATCACCACCGGCAACTATGTCGGCTACCAGCTCTACCAGGACGCCGCCCACAACACGGTGTGGGGCTCGACCACGGGCACCAACACCCAGGCTGGCATCGGCACCGGCCTGGCAGTGCCGTACATCGTCTATGGCCAGATCGCCAATCTGAGCACCAACAACGCCGCAGCCGGTAACTACCTGGATACGGTCACCGCCACGATCACCTATTGA
- the map gene encoding type I methionyl aminopeptidase encodes MSVNLKTPQDIEMMRIAGRLASEVLDIVTPHVKPGVTTEELDRICHDHIVNVQGAIPANVGYRGFPKTVCTSVNNVICHGIPSEGKVLKDGDIINIDVTVIKDGWHGDTSRMYFVGTPSVMARRLVETTYEAMWRGIRAVRPGATLGDIGHAIQSYAEGERFSVVREYCGHGIGKVYHDEPQVVHYGRPGQGLVLQPGMTFTIEPMINEGTRYNKVLPDGWTVVTKDRKLSAQWEHMVAVTETGVDVLTLSPGESQVA; translated from the coding sequence ATGAGCGTGAATCTGAAAACCCCGCAGGACATCGAGATGATGCGCATCGCCGGCCGCCTGGCCAGCGAAGTGCTCGACATCGTCACCCCCCACGTCAAGCCCGGTGTCACCACCGAGGAACTGGACCGCATCTGCCACGACCACATCGTGAACGTGCAGGGCGCCATTCCGGCCAACGTCGGCTACCGCGGCTTCCCCAAGACCGTCTGCACATCCGTGAACAACGTGATCTGCCATGGCATCCCCAGCGAAGGGAAGGTGCTCAAGGACGGCGACATCATCAACATCGACGTCACCGTCATCAAGGATGGCTGGCATGGCGACACCAGCCGCATGTACTTCGTCGGCACCCCGTCGGTGATGGCGCGCCGCCTGGTGGAGACCACCTATGAAGCGATGTGGCGCGGCATCCGCGCGGTGCGCCCGGGCGCGACCCTGGGCGACATCGGCCATGCCATCCAGAGCTATGCCGAAGGCGAGCGTTTCAGCGTGGTGCGCGAGTACTGCGGCCACGGTATCGGCAAGGTCTACCACGATGAGCCGCAGGTGGTGCATTACGGCCGCCCGGGCCAGGGCCTGGTGCTGCAGCCGGGCATGACCTTCACCATCGAGCCGATGATCAACGAGGGCACCCGCTACAACAAGGTGCTGCCCGATGGCTGGACCGTGGTGACCAAGGACCGCAAGCTGTCGGCGCAGTGGGAGCACATGGTCGCGGTCACCGAGACCGGCGTGGACGTGCTGACCCTGTCGCCCGGCGAATCGCAGGTCGCCTGA
- a CDS encoding molecular chaperone, whose amino-acid sequence MGAARMAGPRPWRATGVALLLTLGLAATAAAATSLQVAPTSLQLEPRQRAAELWLGNSGTAPVTLQVRMFRWVQQDGQEQLLPTEELIASPPMQTLAAGQQQLVRVMRQGTDAPARQLHYRMIVDEVPDLSTRASGMQFVLRYSIPVFVQPAGDATLAPQLQAQLVTLDDGRHGVEIRNTGDGYAQIADLALGSAQRPRIVHPGLLGYVLPGQVMRWPLERTTVDRDNDQITAKINGESDQTPLSPPPAR is encoded by the coding sequence ATGGGGGCCGCGCGCATGGCCGGACCTCGCCCGTGGCGCGCCACCGGCGTGGCGTTGCTGCTCACCCTCGGCCTGGCGGCCACCGCCGCGGCGGCCACCAGCCTGCAGGTCGCACCGACCAGCCTGCAGCTTGAGCCGCGCCAGCGTGCCGCCGAGTTGTGGCTGGGCAACAGCGGCACCGCCCCCGTCACCCTGCAGGTCCGCATGTTCCGCTGGGTGCAGCAGGACGGGCAGGAGCAGCTGCTGCCCACCGAGGAACTGATCGCCAGCCCCCCGATGCAGACCCTGGCCGCTGGCCAGCAGCAGCTGGTGCGGGTGATGCGCCAGGGGACCGATGCACCGGCCCGGCAACTGCACTACCGGATGATCGTCGATGAAGTGCCGGACCTGTCCACCCGCGCCAGCGGCATGCAGTTCGTGCTGCGCTATTCGATCCCGGTGTTCGTGCAGCCGGCCGGTGATGCAACCCTCGCGCCGCAGCTGCAGGCGCAGCTGGTCACCCTCGACGACGGCCGGCACGGCGTGGAAATCCGCAACACCGGCGATGGCTATGCGCAGATTGCCGACCTGGCTCTGGGCAGTGCGCAACGGCCGCGCATCGTCCACCCGGGCCTGCTGGGCTACGTCCTGCCCGGCCAGGTGATGCGCTGGCCGCTGGAGCGTACGACGGTCGATCGTGACAATGACCAGATCACGGCCAAGATCAATGGCGAGTCGGACCAGACGCCCCTGTCGCCGCCACCGGCTCGCTGA
- a CDS encoding Spx/MgsR family RNA polymerase-binding regulatory protein → MTTTVYGLKNCDTCKKATKWLDRFGVPYTFVDYRDNKPSPETLLEWAAQLGGLGAMVNRSSTTWRQLPDTRKAADSDAEWKLLLREYPQLIKRPLVVTADGTVSQGFTDNGFKARFGVGGA, encoded by the coding sequence ATGACCACCACCGTCTACGGCCTGAAGAACTGCGATACCTGCAAGAAGGCGACCAAGTGGCTGGACCGCTTCGGCGTGCCGTACACCTTCGTCGACTACCGCGACAACAAACCGAGCCCGGAGACCCTGCTGGAATGGGCGGCGCAGCTCGGGGGGCTGGGCGCGATGGTCAACCGGTCGTCCACCACCTGGCGGCAGCTGCCGGACACCCGCAAGGCGGCCGATTCGGACGCCGAGTGGAAGCTGCTGCTGCGCGAATACCCGCAGCTGATCAAGCGCCCGCTGGTAGTCACCGCCGACGGTACGGTCAGCCAGGGCTTCACCGACAACGGCTTCAAGGCACGCTTCGGCGTGGGCGGCGCGTGA
- a CDS encoding pentapeptide repeat-containing protein: protein MPTFQGETIDRRRMQAIITAHPRTAVFEDCSLEGGDFSRLDMDGFQFEQCAIAGSHWLAASLEETRWKRCRGGQVDFTSAHLSDARFAHCDLNNSHWRRSTLSSVQFQDCKLTGAQLQEAGGWLLSFRDCLLVSADLRGLSFRSAQVEGNDFSDADLSGCDFRGAVFTGGSLRNAQTRLSRFEGADLRGTDISGINVMDAKHFRKALISHQQAASAMAAFGLIVC, encoded by the coding sequence ATGCCCACCTTCCAGGGGGAAACGATCGACCGCCGCCGCATGCAGGCGATCATCACCGCGCATCCACGCACAGCGGTGTTCGAGGACTGTTCGCTGGAAGGCGGCGATTTCTCCCGGCTGGACATGGATGGCTTCCAGTTCGAGCAGTGCGCCATCGCCGGCTCGCACTGGCTGGCCGCTTCACTGGAGGAAACCCGCTGGAAGCGCTGCCGCGGCGGGCAGGTCGATTTCACCTCCGCCCACCTGAGCGATGCCCGTTTCGCGCATTGCGATCTGAACAACAGCCACTGGCGCCGCTCGACGCTGTCCTCGGTGCAGTTCCAGGACTGCAAGCTGACCGGTGCGCAGTTGCAGGAGGCCGGAGGCTGGCTGCTGTCCTTCCGTGATTGCCTGCTGGTCAGCGCCGACCTGCGCGGGCTGTCGTTCCGCAGTGCGCAGGTGGAAGGCAATGATTTTTCCGACGCGGACCTGTCCGGCTGTGATTTCCGCGGCGCGGTGTTCACCGGGGGCAGCCTGCGCAATGCCCAGACGCGCCTGTCGCGGTTCGAGGGAGCGGACCTGCGCGGCACCGATATCAGCGGCATCAACGTGATGGATGCCAAGCACTTCCGCAAGGCCCTGATCTCGCACCAGCAGGCCGCCTCGGCGATGGCCGCCTTCGGCCTGATCGTCTGCTGA
- a CDS encoding [protein-PII] uridylyltransferase translates to MLPAGSLLDAPAESLDDPEWAAAARQALQQADARLYRRFDQGDNIERLIALRARAADHLIRLAWQRCVPAGSGLSVFAVGGYGRGELFPRSDIDLLVSGDAPAQLAHEAGLSRLFALLWDCGLPVSHAVRSAAQCQQAAADQTVLTALIEARPLVADDTARHALRQAVDAQGLWPPRAFFLAKLEELRSRHQRFGDTADNLEPDLKDGPGGLRDLNTLGWMALRAFGVRDLEALVGLGHLGADEAAALKRERAVLARLRFGLHLVARRPEERLRFDYQKTLAARLGFEDDAENLGVEKMMQGFYRAASVVRRISDRLLQRFEEQFDGEAVPEPLTVGFSLRRGYLAANEPGWPRGDVGQVFALFASWANNPQVRGLHSLTARALAESLPRLPAYDQADAQARELFLALLRGQRPVETLSRMARLGVLGQWIPAFAQVSGRMQFDLFHVYTVDQHTLMVLRNIGLFASSRADERFSIAHEVWPRLRKPELLLLAGLFHDIAKGRGGDHSELGAVDARAFCQGHGLSGSDTELVAWLVEQHLRMSVTAQKQDIADPAVIHRFATLVGSRDRLDYLYLLTCADIAGTSPKLWNAWKDRLLADLYFATRRALREGLEHPVPAAERVAEARDSVRALVREQGYDDATIDRQFAVMPDESFIRLRPEQLAWQAAALVPVKQGQTLVKVRRISVDDPALEVFVHSPDRDGLFAAIVMTLDRKGYGIHRARVLDGPAGTIFDTFEVSPADSFADGDSTGLEAALREALGGDLGRLRPSRRVVPRQLRHFRFAPRIEFRDEPGATRFALVAPDRPGLLADVAHVLRNQGLRVHDARIATFGERAEDTFVISDEHDLPLTDPARQQLHDAMLACLDPDRNAGDTP, encoded by the coding sequence ATGCTGCCGGCGGGTTCACTGCTGGACGCGCCGGCCGAATCGCTCGACGATCCCGAATGGGCGGCTGCCGCACGGCAGGCGCTGCAGCAGGCCGATGCGCGCCTGTACCGCCGCTTCGACCAGGGCGACAACATCGAGCGGCTGATCGCGCTGCGCGCGCGTGCGGCCGATCACCTGATCCGCCTGGCCTGGCAGCGCTGCGTGCCGGCCGGCAGTGGCTTGTCGGTGTTCGCGGTGGGGGGGTACGGGCGGGGTGAACTGTTCCCGCGCTCGGACATCGACCTGCTGGTATCCGGTGATGCCCCCGCGCAGCTGGCCCATGAAGCCGGGCTGTCGCGCCTGTTCGCGCTGCTGTGGGACTGTGGCCTGCCGGTCAGCCATGCCGTGCGTTCGGCGGCCCAGTGCCAGCAGGCCGCCGCTGACCAGACCGTGCTGACCGCGCTGATCGAGGCCCGCCCGCTGGTGGCCGACGATACGGCCCGGCACGCGCTGCGGCAGGCGGTGGACGCCCAGGGCCTGTGGCCACCGCGTGCGTTCTTCCTGGCCAAGCTGGAGGAGCTGCGCAGCCGCCACCAGCGCTTCGGCGACACTGCCGACAACCTGGAGCCGGACCTGAAGGACGGCCCGGGTGGACTGCGCGACCTCAATACCCTGGGCTGGATGGCCCTGCGCGCGTTCGGCGTGCGTGACCTGGAAGCGCTGGTCGGGCTGGGCCACCTGGGCGCCGATGAGGCGGCCGCGCTCAAGCGCGAACGTGCCGTGCTGGCCCGCCTGCGCTTCGGCCTGCACCTGGTGGCGCGGCGCCCGGAAGAGCGGTTGCGCTTTGATTACCAGAAGACCCTGGCCGCCCGCCTGGGCTTCGAGGACGACGCCGAGAACCTGGGCGTCGAGAAGATGATGCAGGGCTTCTACCGCGCGGCTTCGGTGGTGCGCCGGATCAGCGACCGCCTGCTGCAGCGCTTCGAGGAGCAGTTCGACGGCGAAGCCGTGCCCGAGCCGCTGACGGTGGGCTTTTCGCTGCGTCGTGGCTACCTGGCCGCCAACGAACCGGGCTGGCCGCGTGGCGATGTCGGCCAGGTGTTCGCGCTGTTCGCCAGCTGGGCCAACAACCCGCAGGTGCGTGGCCTGCATTCGCTGACCGCGCGCGCGCTGGCCGAATCGCTGCCGCGGCTGCCCGCCTACGACCAGGCCGACGCGCAGGCGCGCGAGCTGTTCCTGGCGCTGCTGCGTGGGCAACGGCCGGTGGAGACGCTTTCGCGCATGGCCCGGCTGGGCGTGCTCGGGCAGTGGATTCCGGCCTTTGCGCAGGTCAGCGGGCGCATGCAGTTCGACCTGTTCCATGTCTACACCGTGGACCAGCACACGCTGATGGTCCTGCGCAACATCGGCCTGTTCGCCAGCAGCCGCGCCGACGAGCGTTTCTCCATCGCCCATGAAGTGTGGCCGCGCCTGCGCAAGCCGGAGCTGCTGCTGCTGGCCGGGCTGTTCCATGACATCGCCAAGGGGCGCGGCGGCGACCATTCCGAGCTGGGCGCGGTGGATGCGCGCGCGTTCTGCCAGGGCCATGGCCTGAGCGGATCGGATACCGAACTGGTGGCCTGGCTGGTGGAACAGCACCTGCGCATGTCGGTGACCGCGCAGAAGCAGGACATCGCCGACCCGGCGGTGATCCATCGTTTCGCCACGCTGGTCGGCAGCCGCGACCGCCTGGACTACCTGTACCTGCTGACCTGCGCCGATATCGCCGGGACCAGCCCGAAGCTGTGGAATGCATGGAAGGACCGGCTGCTGGCCGATCTGTACTTCGCCACGCGGCGCGCGCTGCGCGAAGGGCTGGAACACCCGGTGCCCGCCGCCGAACGCGTGGCCGAGGCGCGCGACAGCGTGCGTGCGCTGGTGCGCGAGCAGGGCTACGACGATGCCACCATCGATCGCCAGTTCGCGGTGATGCCCGATGAAAGCTTCATCCGCCTGCGCCCGGAACAGCTGGCCTGGCAGGCGGCGGCGCTGGTGCCGGTCAAGCAGGGCCAGACCCTGGTGAAGGTGCGCCGGATCAGCGTGGACGACCCGGCGCTGGAAGTGTTCGTGCATTCGCCCGACCGCGATGGCCTGTTCGCGGCGATCGTGATGACCCTGGACCGCAAGGGCTACGGCATCCATCGCGCGCGCGTGCTCGACGGCCCGGCCGGCACCATCTTCGATACCTTCGAGGTCAGCCCGGCCGACAGCTTCGCCGACGGGGACAGCACCGGCCTGGAAGCGGCCCTGCGCGAGGCGCTGGGCGGTGATCTGGGCCGGTTGCGGCCCTCGCGCCGGGTGGTGCCGCGGCAGCTGCGCCATTTCCGTTTCGCCCCGCGCATCGAGTTCCGCGACGAACCCGGCGCCACCCGTTTCGCCCTGGTCGCGCCCGACCGCCCCGGCCTGCTGGCCGATGTGGCCCATGTGCTGCGCAACCAGGGCCTGCGCGTGCATGATGCGCGCATCGCTACGTTCGGCGAACGCGCCGAAGATACCTTCGTGATCAGTGACGAGCACGACCTCCCCCTGACTGACCCCGCCCGGCAGCAGCTGCATGACGCGATGCTGGCCTGCCTGGACCCTGATCGAAACGCCGGAGACACACCCTGA
- the dapD gene encoding 2,3,4,5-tetrahydropyridine-2,6-dicarboxylate N-succinyltransferase, translating into MATKPAKKVSQQPKAGQTAAPPKAAAAKKTAAAPAVAKKAAAKAPAVAKPAVKKVAAKKAAKVPAKSAETVRAESIARKSLRKPAAPGVEELKFGIESAFERRATLTLHELEGSTRPLVNRVIDGLETGEFRVAEPDGHGGWKVNEWLKKAVLLYFRVNDMAVVDARPAPFWDKVESRFAGYDEAKFRRGGVRVVPGAIARRGTYFGKDVVLMPSFTNIGAYVGEGTMVDTWATVGSCAQIGQHCHLSGGAGIGGVLEPLQASPTIIEDHCFIGARSEVVEGVVVGHHSVIGMGVFLSQSTRIYNRATGEISYGYIPPYSVVVSGSLPSADGTHSLYCAVIVKQVDAKTRSKTSVNDLLRGLAD; encoded by the coding sequence ATGGCCACCAAGCCCGCCAAGAAAGTTTCACAACAGCCGAAGGCTGGTCAGACCGCTGCGCCCCCCAAGGCCGCAGCGGCGAAGAAGACTGCGGCTGCCCCGGCCGTGGCGAAGAAAGCCGCTGCCAAGGCGCCGGCCGTGGCCAAGCCGGCCGTGAAGAAGGTCGCCGCCAAGAAGGCCGCCAAGGTGCCGGCCAAGAGTGCTGAAACCGTGCGCGCCGAGTCGATCGCCCGCAAGTCGCTGCGCAAGCCGGCCGCGCCGGGCGTGGAAGAACTGAAGTTCGGCATCGAAAGCGCCTTCGAGCGCCGCGCCACCTTGACCCTGCACGAGCTGGAAGGCTCCACCCGCCCTCTGGTCAACCGCGTGATCGATGGCCTGGAAACCGGTGAATTCCGCGTGGCCGAGCCCGACGGCCACGGTGGCTGGAAGGTCAACGAGTGGCTGAAGAAGGCGGTGCTGCTGTACTTCCGCGTCAACGACATGGCCGTGGTCGACGCGCGCCCGGCGCCGTTCTGGGACAAGGTCGAATCGCGCTTTGCCGGCTATGACGAGGCCAAGTTCCGCCGTGGCGGCGTGCGCGTGGTGCCGGGTGCGATCGCCCGCCGCGGCACGTACTTCGGCAAGGACGTGGTGCTGATGCCGAGCTTCACCAACATCGGTGCCTACGTGGGCGAAGGCACCATGGTCGATACCTGGGCCACCGTCGGTTCCTGCGCGCAGATCGGCCAGCACTGCCATCTGTCCGGCGGCGCCGGCATCGGTGGCGTGCTTGAGCCGCTGCAGGCCAGCCCGACCATCATCGAAGACCATTGCTTCATCGGCGCGCGCTCGGAAGTGGTGGAGGGCGTGGTCGTCGGCCATCACAGCGTGATCGGCATGGGCGTGTTCCTCAGCCAGAGCACCCGCATCTACAACCGTGCCACCGGCGAGATCAGCTACGGCTACATCCCGCCGTACAGCGTGGTGGTGTCCGGTTCGCTGCCCAGTGCCGATGGCACCCACTCGCTGTACTGCGCGGTGATCGTCAAGCAGGTCGATGCCAAGACCCGCAGCAAGACCAGCGTGAACGACCTGCTGCGCGGCCTGGCCGACTGA
- a CDS encoding fimbria/pilus outer membrane usher protein, whose product MAAALGAALAPASLHAADVSGVSADVMLPPPTPLTAGQTLYLDVQLNRTPRGLLPFVLLGGRLQASPEVLRQLGFNASGQAPVYLDQISGVVVRYDARLQTLALDVPLDQLTLPTTQLSQPQIRPPAATASPGVLLNYDVYASQVDSLGNLSLGSELRVFGLGNGTLENTAISRRYQQSGDRRWRGESVRLDTRWTLDFPERALTLEVGDFYSGFVDWTRPVRMGGVQIGRNYGLQPYRVLTPTPAFLGQAVVPSTVELYVDGLRQYSGQVPIGPFQLAAQPGISGTGSAQVVVTDAFGRMQTLDFSFYGTQQLLAKGLSDWSLGVGRLRENFGIHSFDYDGRTVANASWRGGISDRFTGEVHAEGGGGLAQAGAGGWWLLGGAGVFNAAYARSRYEGLGGGQLALGYSWNNRHFNLNLRSVRSHGDYRDLGALQGNLPPDLSEQATVGVDLRELGSLSASYLRLRYPDGEDNRYASLFWSRSFNQRWSAYLSLNQNLDRSSDRSVYLSLNANLGDNRQASLSTQRNGDRQSWVADVSRPVPGDGSAGGIGWRAQVRQSDGDVGGLAEVGLLNDVGRYSLGVSRQAGLNYAYGSASGSLVWMGGHGFATREVSDAFAVVSTNGVAGVPVRLENRLIGVTDTRGLLLVTPVLSWQRNRVSIDTLDLPADMRADSVEAAVTPRQRAGAQVNFNLRARAVLNLVLQDMAGTPLDVGSEVLLPDGRQATVGYDGLLYLEDVPAGSVLYITTSNGPCRIRVPAPPKAAASGASVRPAPIACIPEVAP is encoded by the coding sequence ATGGCCGCGGCGCTCGGTGCAGCCCTGGCTCCCGCGTCGCTCCACGCGGCCGATGTCTCCGGGGTGTCCGCCGATGTGATGCTGCCACCGCCCACGCCCCTCACCGCCGGCCAGACCCTGTACCTGGACGTCCAGCTCAACCGCACCCCGCGCGGGCTGCTGCCGTTCGTGCTGCTGGGCGGGCGCCTGCAGGCCAGCCCGGAGGTCCTGCGCCAGCTCGGCTTCAACGCCAGCGGCCAGGCCCCGGTGTACCTGGACCAGATCAGCGGGGTGGTGGTGCGCTACGACGCGCGCCTGCAGACCCTGGCCCTGGATGTCCCGCTGGACCAGCTGACCCTGCCGACCACGCAGCTGTCGCAGCCACAGATCCGCCCACCGGCCGCGACCGCTTCTCCCGGCGTGCTGCTCAACTACGACGTGTATGCCAGCCAGGTCGATTCGCTGGGCAACCTGTCGCTGGGCTCGGAACTGCGCGTGTTCGGGCTGGGCAACGGCACCCTGGAAAACACCGCCATCAGCCGCCGCTACCAGCAGTCCGGCGACCGTCGCTGGCGGGGCGAAAGCGTGCGCCTGGATACCCGCTGGACGCTCGACTTCCCGGAACGGGCCTTGACCCTGGAGGTGGGCGATTTCTACAGCGGCTTCGTCGACTGGACCCGCCCGGTACGCATGGGCGGTGTGCAGATCGGCCGCAACTACGGCCTGCAGCCCTACCGCGTGCTGACCCCCACCCCGGCCTTCCTCGGCCAGGCGGTGGTGCCCTCCACCGTCGAGCTGTACGTGGACGGCCTGCGCCAGTACAGCGGGCAGGTGCCGATCGGTCCGTTCCAGCTGGCCGCCCAGCCCGGCATCAGCGGCACCGGCAGTGCCCAGGTGGTGGTCACCGATGCGTTCGGCCGCATGCAGACACTGGATTTCAGCTTCTACGGCACCCAGCAGCTGCTGGCCAAAGGCCTGTCGGACTGGTCGCTGGGCGTGGGCCGGCTGCGCGAGAACTTCGGCATCCATTCGTTCGACTACGACGGCCGCACGGTGGCCAATGCCAGCTGGCGCGGCGGCATCAGCGACCGCTTCACCGGCGAGGTGCACGCCGAGGGCGGCGGCGGCCTGGCCCAGGCCGGCGCCGGCGGCTGGTGGCTGCTGGGCGGTGCCGGCGTGTTCAATGCCGCCTATGCGCGCAGCCGCTATGAGGGGCTCGGCGGCGGGCAGCTGGCACTGGGCTACAGCTGGAACAACCGGCATTTCAACCTCAACCTGCGCAGCGTGCGCAGCCACGGCGACTACCGCGACCTGGGCGCGCTGCAGGGCAACCTGCCACCGGACCTCAGCGAGCAGGCCACGGTGGGCGTGGACCTGCGCGAACTGGGTTCGCTCAGCGCCAGCTACCTGCGCCTGCGCTACCCCGATGGCGAGGACAACCGCTATGCCAGCCTGTTCTGGTCGCGCAGCTTCAACCAGCGCTGGTCGGCCTACCTCTCGCTCAACCAGAACCTGGACCGCAGCAGCGACCGCAGCGTCTATCTCTCGCTCAACGCCAACCTCGGCGACAACCGCCAGGCCAGCCTGTCCACCCAGCGCAATGGCGACCGGCAGAGCTGGGTGGCCGACGTCAGCAGGCCGGTGCCCGGCGACGGCAGTGCCGGCGGCATCGGCTGGCGCGCACAGGTGCGCCAGAGCGATGGCGACGTCGGCGGCCTGGCCGAAGTAGGCCTGCTCAACGATGTCGGCCGCTACTCACTGGGCGTATCACGCCAGGCCGGGCTGAACTATGCCTATGGCAGCGCCAGCGGCAGCCTGGTCTGGATGGGGGGGCATGGCTTCGCCACCCGCGAGGTGTCCGACGCCTTCGCCGTGGTCAGCACCAACGGCGTGGCCGGCGTGCCGGTACGGCTGGAGAACCGCCTGATCGGCGTGACCGACACACGCGGCCTGCTGCTGGTGACACCGGTACTGTCGTGGCAGCGCAACCGGGTCTCCATCGACACCCTGGACCTGCCGGCGGACATGCGCGCGGACAGCGTCGAGGCGGCGGTAACCCCGCGCCAGCGCGCCGGTGCGCAGGTCAACTTCAACCTGCGCGCGCGCGCCGTGCTGAACCTGGTACTGCAAGACATGGCCGGTACCCCGCTCGATGTCGGCAGCGAGGTGCTGCTGCCCGACGGGCGCCAGGCCACGGTGGGGTATGACGGCCTGCTGTACCTGGAAGATGTGCCGGCCGGCAGCGTGCTCTACATCACCACCAGCAACGGGCCGTGCCGGATCCGGGTGCCGGCGCCCCCGAAGGCCGCGGCCAGCGGTGCCAGCGTGCGGCCGGCACCGATCGCCTGCATTCCGGAGGTGGCGCCGTGA